In Streptomyces sp. NBC_00341, the DNA window TCACCGGCCCCTTCCAGCCGCGCGACGCCGCCTGGACGGCCGACGGCACGGGCCTGGTCATCAGCTCCCGCGAGGCGCTCCCGGCCAACAGCCCGGAGAAGCTCTACCACCTGGACATCGCGACCTGCGCCCTCAGCCCGCTCACCACAGGTCTCCCCGGACGCCAGAAGGAACCCAGCGTCCAGCAGTCCGTGGACCTCGCGGTGCACGCGCCCGGCAACGTCCCGGCGGTGGCCGTCGGCCGCTCCACGACGATCCCCGTCGATGTGGTGAACAACGGCCCCGCCGCCTCCCCTGGCACCCGGCTGACCATCGCCCCGCCGCCCGGTGCCCGGGTCACCGGACTGACCTGGCCCGGCGGCACCTGCGACGCGGCCTCCCTCCAGTGCGACGTCGGAGTGGTGCGGCCCGGCACCACGGTCCCGGTGAGCGTCACCCTCGTCGGGGTCACCCCCGGCGACGCGCCGTTCGACTGGTCGGTCACCGGCGCCGTACAGGACCCACTGCCCAGCGACAACGCCGTCCGGACCGTGGTGCCGGTGCGCGAGGACACCCCGCCCCCGACGACGACACCGCAACCCCCGACACCCACCCGCGCGCCTCCCACCACCGAGCCGCCCCCCGCCACCACACCGCCCACCGTGCCCCCGGCGCCGCCCGAGCCCGCCGCAGGACCCGCGGTGCGCGTCACGGCGCAGCCCAACCCCGGCTATGTCGGCGGACGCGTCGTCGTGACGTACACCGTGCGCAACGGCCGTGAGGCGCTGGCGACCGGGCTGCGGCTGAAGGTCGGCCTGCCCCGGGGCCTCCCGAACAGCGGACCGCCGGCGGGCTGCGACCGCTCGTGGGTGTGCGCGCTGCCGGACCTGACCCCCGGCGCCAGCACCGTCGTCCGCGTCGTCCTCAGCCCGGACAAGGCCCTGACCAGCAGCGTCACCGGCCTGCTCACCACCACCGGCACCGACGCCGACAAGAGCGACAACACCGCCAGGCAGCCACTTCGCATCCTCCAGCCCCGCATCGTCGCGGTCCCGCCGATCGGCAAGCCCGGCTTCGTCACCTCGGTGCGCGGCAAGGACTTCCCGCCGGGAGCACCGGTGCGGTTCACCTGGAAGCCGGGGATCACCGCGGCGGCGGCGCCGACCGTCCCGCAGCCCGACGGCACGTTCATCGGCCAGCTGCTCATCCTCGCCAAGGACGAGACCGGACCACGCGTCATCACGGCCAGGGGCCCCGGGTTCTCGGCGGTGAAGACCGACTTCCTGGTCGTCATCGGCAACTGGCAGCCGCCCGGCGAGATGACCCGCCGGTGATCCACGAGGTCGACGAGGCGATGCGCCGCCTGCTCGGTGAGTCCGGACTGGAGGCATCGGGCGTCGAAGTGGCCTTCGACGCCCCCACCAAGGACTGGGCGGCACGCCGCAACGCCCCCACGGTCTGCGTCTTCCTGTACGACATCCGGGAGGACGCCACCCGGCGCGGCAGCGGCGCCGGGGAGGTGTACGACGCGGACGGGCACCTGGTCGCGCGCCGCACCCCGCCGCGCTGGTTCGAGCTGACCTACCTGGTCACCGCGTGGGCGAGCCGCCCGCAGGACGAGCACCGGCTGCTCTCGCAGGTGCTCGCCTGCCTGGTGGCCACCGACACGCTGCCCGCCCGGCTGCTCACCGGCACACTCGCCGAACTCGGCCTGACCGTCAGCCTGGACACCGCCGGGGGCAGGCTCGACGCACCGGCCGCGTCGGACGTGTGGTCGGCGCTCGGCGGCGAGCTGAAGGCATCGCTTGGGGTACTGGTGCGGGCGCCGCTCGCCGGAGTGAGCACGGTCGTCGCGCCGCCGGTCACCGAAGGGCTCGTCGTGCGCTCCGCCACCCGGAGCGAGGACGGCGACGCGGTGCCGGGTCGGCGGCTGCGCTATACGGGGACGAGCGAGGCCGGGCCGGACGGCTTCGCCGGACCGCGCGAGCGGCGGCCCGCCCCCGCACGCCGCCGCCGGGGGGACCGCCAGCCGTGACACACACCGCCGAACCCGCTGTCCTCACCGAGCCCGAGCCCGAGCCCGGTTCCGAGCCCGCGAACCGGCACGACGCCCGGCCGGATGTCCGGCGCGAGCGCCGCCCCGCCGCCCCGCCGGATGCCGAGGAGCCCCAACTCTGGTCCCGGCTCCGCCTGGTCGAGGAGCGGGTGCGGCGCGCCGTGGAGGACCGTCGCGCCGCCGACCCCGATCCCGACGACCCGTACCGGGGCCAGTACTTCACCCCCGAGGCGATCACCCGCATCCTGGACGAGCCCGGCGGCCTCGGCGTACCCGCCCAGGAGGCATGGCAGCCGGCTCCCGGGTCGGTGCTCGAAGGCCTCGCCGTACGGTTCGGACTGTCCCCGCTGGACCTGGACCTGCTCCTGATCGCGGTGGCGCCGGACCTGGACGCCCGGTTCGAACGGTTCTACGGCTACCTCAACGACGACCTGACGCGCCGGCGACCCACGGTCGGGCTCGCCCTGGAGCTGTGCGGGCTGGCCGGCGCCGCGCCCGCCCGGTTCCGGCTCGCCCCCGGGGCACCGCTCGTCGAGGCCGGTCTGGTCCTGGTCACCGAGCCGGAACGGCCGCCGCTCTCCCGCGTCCTGGCCGTCCCCGACCGGGTCTCCGGGCACCTCCTGGGCAACGCCCACCCCGACGCCCGGCTGGCCGGGGTGCTCGGCGACACCGCTGAGGACCCGACCGCGGAGGCGGCGGAGATCCAGCGGGCCGCGGCCGCCGCCGGCAGCGGCACCGGCCTGGTCCACCTGCGCAGCCGGGGCGGCGACGCCGAGGGCCTGGCCACCGCCGCGCTGCGCGCGGCCGGGCTGCGCCCGCTCGTCCTGGACGCGGTGGCGCTCGCCCGGCGCTCCGGCGATGTTCCGGAACTCGCCAGGGTGACCGCCCGCGAAGCCCGGCTGACCGGCTCCGGGGTCGTCCTCGGCCCCGTGGAGGCGCTGCCCGCGGAACCCGTCGAACGGGCCCGGACACTGGCGGCGTTGTGCGCGGCGCTGCGGGGAATCCCGCTGTTCACGCACGGCACCACCGGCTGGGACCCGGCGTGGGCGGGCGACGCCCCCGTCGTCCTGACCGTGCCGGCGCCGTCTCCCGAGCGGCAGGCGGCGCGCTGGCGGCACGCCCTCGACCGGGCCGCCGGCGAAGGCTCCGTGACCGGCGACGCCGAGGCGCTCGCCAGGGCGGTCGCCGCGCACCGCCTGGACTCCGGGCAGTTGCGCCGCGCCGCGGACGCGGCGGTACGCACAGCCGCCCTGGCCGGCGGACCGGTCCGCCCCGAGGACCTGCAGAGCGCCGTACGCGCCCAGAACGGCGCGGGGCTCGACCGGCTCGCCCGTCGGGTGGAGCCGGGCGTCGGCTGGGACGACCTGGTCCTCCCGCCGCTCACCCACCGGCGGCTGCGCGAACTCGCGCTGCGCGCCCGCCACCGGGAGCAGGTGCTGGGGCAGTGGGGGATGCGGCCCGGCGGCGGCAGGGGGCGTGGCGTGATCGCGCTGTTCGCGGGGGAGTCGGGCACCGGCAAGACCATGTCCGCCGAGGTCGTCGCGGCCGACCTGGGGATGGACCTGTACGTGGTGGACCTGTCCACGGTCGTCGACAAGTACGTCGGGGAGACCGAGAAGAACCTGGAGCGGATCTTCACCGAGGCCTCCGCGGTCAACGCGGTCCTGCTCTTCGACGAGGCCGACGCCATCTTCGGCAAGCGCTCCGAGGTGAAGGACGCCCACGACCGGCACGCCAACATCGAGTCGGCGTACCTGCTCCAGCGCATGGAGTCGTTCGACGGGATCGCCGTGCTGACCACCAATCTGCGGGCCAACCTGGACGAGGCGTTCACCCGCCGCCTGGACGTGGTCGCGGACTTCCCGGTGCCCGACTCCGGCCAGCGCCTCGCCCTCTGGGACCGGTGCCTGGGCGACCGGCTGCCCCGGGCCGACGACCTGGACCTCGGCTTCTGCGCGGACCGCTTCGAACTGGCCGGAGGCTCGATCCGGGCCTGCGCGGTGACCGCGGCGTACCTGGCGGCGGAGTCCGGCAGCCCGCTCACCATGCGCCAGGTGGTGACCGCGGTCGTGCAGGAGTACCGCAAGCTCGGACGGCTGGTCCTGGAGGGCGAGTTCGGCCCGTACATGACCGAGGCCGCCGGCGCCTGAGGCGCGTACGGCCGTGAACCGGGCCGTCACCACCTGCCACCTGGCCCGGACGGTCAGCGCGGAGCGTCCCGGAAAGGCAGCGGCCTTGCCCCCGGCCAGGTCCGCGAGTCCCTGTCGCTGTGGCGGGCCGGCAGCGAAGACTCGGCCTGGACACAGGTGACCCGTAAGGACGCGAAGGAGCGAGTATGCCGACGTACCTCACCCCGGGTGTGTACGTGGAGGAGGTGCAGTCCGGTGCCCGACCGATCGAAGGGGTCGGCACCGCCGTCGCCGCGTTCGTGGGGTTTGCCCGCAACGGACCGTTCCACGCACCGACACTGGTGACCACCTGGGACCAGTACACCCAGCTGTTCGGCGGATTCGCCGAGGGCACCTACCTGCCCCACGCGGTCTACGGGTACTTCGCCAACGGCGGGGGCGCCGCGTACGTGGTCCGGATCGGCGGACCCGCCGAGGGCGCCTCCCCGGCCGACGGCGCCCATGGGTCGCAGCCCAGGGCGGCCGAGCCGGTCGAGCTCGGCGGCTTCCTGTTCGCGGCCAGGCCGGGTGTCTCCGGGGTGTCGGTGGAGATCGCCGACGCGGACGGCGACAACCCGCCGGAGGACCGCTTCAAGGTCCTGGTGCGCCAGGGCGACAAGGTCGTGGAGACGTACGAGGCCTCGACCCGCAAGAACGTCAAGGGGTACCTCGTCACCCAGACGCGTTCCTCCACCCTGATCGCGGTCACCGAGCAGCGCAACGCCGCGCAGAGCAGGCCCGCCGCGCAGACCCTGGCCGTACCCGACGCCCCGGCCCCGCCCGCCGCGTCCGGCTCCGGCGAGGTGGTGCGCCTCGACGCGTCCGAGTACGTCGGTGACGCCGCCGCCCGTACCGGCTTCGGCGGCCTGGAGGCCATCGACGAGATCACCATGGTCTCGGTGCCCGACCTGATGAGCGCCCACCAGCGCGGCGACATCGACGCGGAGGGCGTACGGACGGTGCAGCTCGCAGTGATCGCGCACTGCGAGCAGATGGGCGACCGGGTCGCCATCCTGGACACCCCGCCCGGGCTCTCCGCCCAGCAGGTGCGCACCTGGCGCAACGACGAGGCGGGCTACGACTCCCGCTACGCCACCCTCTACTACCCGTGGGTGCGGGTCTTCGACCCGGCCGCCGGACGCAACACCACCGTCCCGCCCAGCGGTCACATCGCCGGTGTGTGGGCGCGCAGCGACGCCGAGCGCGGCGTGCACAAGGCGCCCGCCAACGAGGTGATCCGCGGCGCCGTGGATCTGGAACTCCGGCTCAGCAAGGGCGAGCAGGACCTGCTGAACCCGATCGGCGTGAACTGCGTGCGCGCCTTCTCCGGCCGGGGCGTGAGGGTGTGGGGCGCCCGCACCCTCTCCTCCGACCCGGCATGGCGCTACCTGAACGTCCGCCGGCTGTTCAACTACCTGGAGGAATCAATCCTCCTGGGCACCCAGTGGGTGGTCTTCGAGCCGAA includes these proteins:
- a CDS encoding DUF4255 domain-containing protein; translated protein: MIHEVDEAMRRLLGESGLEASGVEVAFDAPTKDWAARRNAPTVCVFLYDIREDATRRGSGAGEVYDADGHLVARRTPPRWFELTYLVTAWASRPQDEHRLLSQVLACLVATDTLPARLLTGTLAELGLTVSLDTAGGRLDAPAASDVWSALGGELKASLGVLVRAPLAGVSTVVAPPVTEGLVVRSATRSEDGDAVPGRRLRYTGTSEAGPDGFAGPRERRPAPARRRRGDRQP
- a CDS encoding phage tail sheath family protein; the protein is MPTYLTPGVYVEEVQSGARPIEGVGTAVAAFVGFARNGPFHAPTLVTTWDQYTQLFGGFAEGTYLPHAVYGYFANGGGAAYVVRIGGPAEGASPADGAHGSQPRAAEPVELGGFLFAARPGVSGVSVEIADADGDNPPEDRFKVLVRQGDKVVETYEASTRKNVKGYLVTQTRSSTLIAVTEQRNAAQSRPAAQTLAVPDAPAPPAASGSGEVVRLDASEYVGDAAARTGFGGLEAIDEITMVSVPDLMSAHQRGDIDAEGVRTVQLAVIAHCEQMGDRVAILDTPPGLSAQQVRTWRNDEAGYDSRYATLYYPWVRVFDPAAGRNTTVPPSGHIAGVWARSDAERGVHKAPANEVIRGAVDLELRLSKGEQDLLNPIGVNCVRAFSGRGVRVWGARTLSSDPAWRYLNVRRLFNYLEESILLGTQWVVFEPNDDRLWSSIRRNVTAFLTEEWRRGALFGRTAEEAFYVRCDRDNNPQESIDQGRVICEIGVSPVKPAEFVVFRLAQFSDTTSLIDE
- a CDS encoding ATP-binding protein produces the protein MVEERVRRAVEDRRAADPDPDDPYRGQYFTPEAITRILDEPGGLGVPAQEAWQPAPGSVLEGLAVRFGLSPLDLDLLLIAVAPDLDARFERFYGYLNDDLTRRRPTVGLALELCGLAGAAPARFRLAPGAPLVEAGLVLVTEPERPPLSRVLAVPDRVSGHLLGNAHPDARLAGVLGDTAEDPTAEAAEIQRAAAAAGSGTGLVHLRSRGGDAEGLATAALRAAGLRPLVLDAVALARRSGDVPELARVTAREARLTGSGVVLGPVEALPAEPVERARTLAALCAALRGIPLFTHGTTGWDPAWAGDAPVVLTVPAPSPERQAARWRHALDRAAGEGSVTGDAEALARAVAAHRLDSGQLRRAADAAVRTAALAGGPVRPEDLQSAVRAQNGAGLDRLARRVEPGVGWDDLVLPPLTHRRLRELALRARHREQVLGQWGMRPGGGRGRGVIALFAGESGTGKTMSAEVVAADLGMDLYVVDLSTVVDKYVGETEKNLERIFTEASAVNAVLLFDEADAIFGKRSEVKDAHDRHANIESAYLLQRMESFDGIAVLTTNLRANLDEAFTRRLDVVADFPVPDSGQRLALWDRCLGDRLPRADDLDLGFCADRFELAGGSIRACAVTAAYLAAESGSPLTMRQVVTAVVQEYRKLGRLVLEGEFGPYMTEAAGA